AGCTCTATTACAGAAGATAAGACAATATCAATAGAACAAAAACAATATGTGCTAGAAGCTGCTATAGAGTTGATGGAGTACCAATATAAACGAAATTCAATGGATAAAGAAACTTATCTTAAAAAATTCCATCAAATATCAAGTGTTAGGTCTACACTCGGTCTGGGAAATGCACTTGAATATAAAACCCCTCCAAATCCTATAAATGGACATAGAGCTTTTAGAGTCCAGGCTGGTGCCGGAGTTAGAGAAGGAAAGTCTATAGGATTTTTAGGAATTAGACCGGCTTATCATGATATAAATGATATAGGTATAGGTTATTTAAGAGGTACGCAGATTGAATTTTTGAACTTTGAGTTATCATATATTAAAGATGGAAAATTAGGGCTAGAAAATGCTACACTTATTTCTTTATTGTCACTTGCGCAAAGAAGTAACTTTTTTAATAATATATCTTTACGCGTTAAACTTGGTTTTGATAAAAACTACCTTTATAATACAAAAACAAATTTTATCATAACAGGTGGTGCTGGTTTTAGCTGGGGTAATGATTTGGGGTATATGTATATTTTAGCTGACCCTCTAGCTTATGTCGGTAAGGAAAGTAAAATCGGTATAGGTGTTAGCTTAGGAATTGTAATAGATCAAATGCAATGGATGAGTAGTAGTATCGAATTAACACAAAGGTTATATGATGATGAAGAGGATCAAAAACTTATTAATATATCACAAAATATAGCAATAGATCAAAATATTGAATTAAGGTTCGTATATGACTATAAAGATAAAAATATAAATAACGTATCTTATAAAGAGGAAACTTTCAAGTCTTTATTAAACTTCTACTTCTAAAGTAGTTTTATTTTATATCCGTAGTTTTGTTTAGACTTTTTATATTTATACTGCCCGTCTAAAGTTACTACAGCTCTGTAGTAGCCCTTATGAGTACCAAGACTGATCTTTTTAAATACTTGTGTAGAAAAATTCTTTTCTTCACTTTTTAGATTTACATCTTTTTTAAAATCAAGTACAAGTCTATATGGTTTTGTTAATAGAAAACTTCTTATTAGTTCATCTTTTGTATCTATTTTTAATTCTTTTTCATCCTTATAAAACTTTATATTTTTTGATGAAAACAGATGAATATATTTTTTTGTTTTTACAGGTTTTTTACTTTGAGTTTTTACCTCTTTTATATCATTCATACTTTGAGATATAAATATTGGTATATGCCAATCAATTGAGTTATTTAGAAGAATTGATTTAGTTTGTATAGAACCATCTAAATTTTTATACTCTACTGTAAGTTTCTGAACTATTCTAGCGCTTGATGGTAAAGATATTGCTGCTCTTTTTAAAGATGCAACTGAGAGATCTTTATTTGATGTATTTGGTAAGTCTTTTTCACCTGATGCAGGGAAGAAGGGATTTTCTCTAGCTTCAACTGATATAAGTAATAGTAAAATTATTGTAAATAGTTTAATCATGGTAATTATTATAGCGAAAAATTATTTTGCTTTAACATTAACTGGAGCAGAAATCTCTTTAAGTTCAAAATACTCTTTTTGTAAAGAAGCATTTTCACTTTTTAACCTTGAGATTTCACTCTCAAGAAAATTTTCATAGTCTTGTAGTCCAAATAATACCTCTAAAGAGTTATTACCATAAAAAAGTATTCCTATATAAATACCAAGGGCTAAAACTATGAATAGTAAAAATAAAAACTTTTTTAGAGATAACCCTAAGTATTCTTCTGTAATACTTTGGGAATTATCTATCTCTTCATAAAGTTCTTGGTTTTGCATAATTATTTATTGAACAGTTTAGAACCTAAATATTCACCATATACTACTTCATTTTCAATCTCTAGTAAACGGTTGTATTTTGCAGTACGTTCACCACGTGCAGTTGAACCTGTTTTGATTTGACCACAGTTAAGTGCAACAGCAAAGTCAGCGATAAATGCATCTTCACTCTCACCTGAACGGTGACTCATTACTGTAGTGTAACCGTTTCTTTGAGCTAAACGAACAGTTAACATAGTCTCAGAAACTGAACCGATTTGGTTTGGTTTGATTAAGATAGAATTAGCAATACCTTTATTGATACCTTCATTTAAGATATTTACGTTTGTAACAAAAAGATCATCACCAACAAGTTGAACTTTACCACCTAACTTCTCAGTTAGAATTTTCCAACCGTCCCAGTCATCTTCACTTAAACCGTCTTCAATAGAAACGATTGGATATTTAGAACATAGATCAACATAATACTCAGCTAATTCTTCTGATGTAACTGTACGATTTTCACTATCAAGTCTATAACCGCCATCTACAACTAACTCTGAAGCTGCTACATCTAAAGCGATACCCATTTGCTCACCAGGTTTGTAACCTGCTTTTTCAATAGCTTCGATTAAGATTTGAATAGGTTCTTCATTTGAAGAAAGATCAGGTGCGAAACCACCTTCATCACCTAAAGCAGTATTGTGGTTTTTAGCTTTTAAAATAGCTTTTAGATTATGATAAACTTCAGCAGATGCACGAAGAGCTTCTGCAAAGTCTTCAAAACCTACAGGCATAATCATATACTCTTGGAAATCAACAGAGTTATCTGCATGGCTCCCTCCGTTAATGATGTTTAACATTGGTGTTGGCATAACCATAGCATTTGCGCCGCCAAGATAACGATAAAGAGGAATATCTAAACTTTTAGCCGCTGCACGAGCAACAGCCATAGATACACCAAGTACTGCATTAGCACCTAGATTTCCATAGTTATCAGTACCATCTAGCTCTTTCATAGTAGCATCAATAATAGCTTGATTAAAAGGTGAGTAACCAATTAATGCGTCTGCAATTGGACCGTTAACATTATCAACAGCTTGCAGAACACCCTTACCCATGTAGCGTTCACCGCCATCGCGAAGCTCTAATGCTTCACGTTTACCAGTACTAGCTCCAGAAGGTACTATAGCACTCTCACGAGTACCGTCACTTAATTCTACCGTAGCTTTAACCGTTGGATTACCGCGTGAATCCATAACTTCAATTGCACTAATGTTATCTATAAACATATATCTGCCCTTTTACATTTAGATTGTGCAATTTTACCTAAATCTTATTAAAATTTGGTTTAGATTATTAAACATCAGCTTCAGCTATTTCTGATGTGTCCATAGTCATCAATGAACTCATCCCCATAGCTACTTTTATTTTTTCTTCTATCTCTTGTGCAAGTTCAGGCTCATCTTTAAACTTTTGCTTAACATTTTCACGACCTTGACCTAGTTTTTCTTCCCCATAACTAAACCAAGCACCTGATTTGTCAATAATATCTAGTTTAACACCGTAATCAACTAGCTCGCCCTCTTTAGAGATCCCTTCTCCAAACATAATGTCGAATTCTGCTTGACGAAATGGCGGTGCTACTTTATTTTTAATTACTTTTGCTTTAACACGGTTACCTATCTGGCTCTCACCCTGCTTTAGCGAAGCGATACGGCGTACATCTATACGAACAGAAGAGTAAAACTTTAGTGCATTTCCACCAGTAGTAGTTTCAGGCGATCCATAACCCATCATACCTATTTTCATACGGATTTGATTGATAAATATAACAGTACAGTTCATCTTATTTAATACACCTGTTAATTTACGTAAAGCTTTTGACATTAAACGTGCCTGAACACCAACTTGTTGATCATTCATCTCACCTTCTAGTTCTACTTTTGGCGTTAATGCAGCAACCGAATCGACAACTATTAGATCAACTGCACCGCTTCTTGCAACTGTCTCAACAATATCAAGTGCTTGTTCACCATAATCCGGCTGAGATACTAAAAGATTATCAATATCTACACCAAGATTTTTGGCATATACAACATCTAGTGCATGTTCGGCATCTATAAATGCACATACTCCGCCTTGTTTTTGACATTCTGCTGTTACTTGAAGTGCCAAAGTTGTCTTACCAGAACTCTCAGGTCCATATATTTCAACAACACGCCCTTCAGGAACACCACCTATACCAAGAGCTAAATCAAGTCCGATTGAACCTGTACTAATTGCTTTAATTGGTTCTATCTCTTTATCACCAAGGCGCATTAATGCACCTTTTCCAAATGCCTTGTCAATCTGTTTTATAGCCAAATCTAGTGATTTTTGTTTATTCTCATCCATGCTGTTTCCTGATCATGATTTTTATATATTGACAAAATTATATACGAAAATTTGTTTTTTAAAATAAAATATTGCAAATTGACATATTTTTAATTAAGACAATCTCCTATTAGAGTTAAACAATACAGTTATTGAACTAAGCAAAGCCCCTATAAACACGAGTGTATAGCCTGTTGGAAAATCATAATAGTATGATATTAAAATCGCTAAAATAGAAAAAATCCAACCATAAATAAATGAAAAAATCATCCCTTTATTTAAACTTTTTGCTACTAATGCAGGTGCAATTAAGAGTACAAATACAACTAAAACTCCTGCCAAAGATACTGATGACGTAACAGTGATTGCCAAAAGTGTAAAAAAAGTAAGTTCTCTAAAAAAGCCTCTCATCTTAGGATATATTTTATATAAAACAAAAGCTATAAATCCATAAATTACAGCACTTTTATACAAGTCACTCGGTGGAGTAAATAATATATCACTGGCAAGTAAAGATTTAAAATGCTCCATTCCTTCTGCGGAGTGTGCTAACACCATCATAATCCCGCTAGCACCAAGTACATAGAGTAAACCTATAAAAGCTTCAAGGTTTAACTCTCTTACAGATGCAAAAGCTATCAAAAAAGCGCTTAACAGTGCAAAGCTCAAAGTTAAAATATAAAAATATTCTTGATGAAAATACCCTAAACTTATAGCTGATCCAAGTGCTGCAAACTGTGCAATAGCAAGATCAGTAAATATAATTCCTCGCTCTAAAATACCCCTGCCAAAATATGCATGAAGCATAACAAGTATGATAACTAAGGCTATCGGTACCAACAAAATATCTATCATTTTAATGCCCCTGTCAAATAATCAAACAGCGAAAACAAATCTTCTATCTCATCTAGTGCACCTATATCATGTGGCATTATAACTATAGGTACACCTGTTTTTTGTGAAATAAACTCTGCCGTTTTTGTAGAGTGATAAACGTCGTGCAATATATATGAAGGTTTTTCTTCTTTAATCAGCTTAATTAATTCTATAGTATGGCGTGAACTTGGTGGAATCCCAGGAAGCGGTTCTATAGTCCCTATATTTTTTAGTGAGTATCGCTTGTTAAAATATGCAAGGTTGTTATGGTACTGAACCACTTTCATACCTTTTTTAGCTTCCATCTTTTTTTCCCACTCTTTTAATTTAAAACTCCATTTTTCTTTAAACTTCTCATAGTTTGATTCATACACTGTTTTATGTTCAGAGTCTAAAGAGATCAAATATTCTTTTACTATATCTGCTAAGATTAAAATATTGTTTGGGTCTAATTGAAAATGTGGATTTCCTCTTGGGTGTACATCACCGTCTGCTCGGTCAAGCTTTGTAGGTCTATTTAAAAACTTTATATACTCAGACAGATCTAGATAACCTTTACTACCTTTTGCAATTTTTGAATTTGAAGCACGTCTGATCAGTGGGGGAAGCCAACCGATCTCAAGCTCTCCACCGTTTATTATAAGACCATCAGCACGTCTGACTTTAGATATTAGTGAGGGACGAGGGACCACAAAATGTGGATCCCAATTCCCCTTGGCAAGAACATATAATTCTACATTGTCTTTTGCTATCTCCTTTACAACAGCTCCCATATATGGGTATGTTACAGCTATCTTAAGATCTGCAAAAATACTAAGAGGCAATACTAATAAGAGTAAAATTCTATACATATTTAATCCCTTAAAATGCATGCGCTCCATGAGCACCTATTGAGATATTAGCTGAGAATATCACAGAATCTAAATTAACTCTTTTTCCATCTTCATTAACAAGAGACTTATTAGAGTTATATTGAAGTCTAAATCTTGCAAACTCACTTGTTTTATACTCCGCCATTACCGAATACTTATCAAGAGCATCTTTTTTATTCATATCCGTGCCGTTAGCAGTCACATCATTTTTAAATATTGAATCATATCTAGCACCCATCGACCAGTTTTTGTTTGGAGCATATATAGCTTGAACATATGCACCAGCCTGCTCTTTTGTAAGATTTGGCTGAGATGTTATAAGACCGTTTGCATCAAGATTATATTGTTTGCCGTCCATATCTCTGTAAAGCACTTCAGTCTGTAGTTTGAAAAAGCTGTATGAATCAAAGTAGTGTTTTAGAGTAAAATCAAATCCATATAATTTGCTATCGCCTGCAAATGCATGAGGTTCTTCATCTGTAGTGTGATCTATCCTTGAAATACCATCTGCATAAGAAATACCTGTAAGTATAGAACTATCACCTATATCAAATGCCGTTTTAGCATAAGCTATATATAGTGTAGCTCCATCACGACCTTTAGCAATAGGATCCTCAACATCACCTATCGTAGAGTTTCCAAACATCTGCTCATTCTCACCTTGAAGTGCTTCAAAACCTATCATAAGGTATAAGTCAGTTGGAGCTGTATATTGTAATTGAAGACCTTTTTCATTGATACCGTGCATACCTAGAAAACCTTCATATACCAAAGGCATATCGTTAAAATCCCAAGTGTGGTGGTGCTGTTCGTTTAAATATCCGAAGTTTGAGTTAAACTTACCAGCTCTTGCTCGTATACCGTAATCTAGAGCAGTTGAAGTTATATATGCCTCTTCAATCTCAACACCTCCTTCTGAATAATGAAATACTCCATTCATCTCAAAGTACGGGTCAACACTACTTGATAAAACAAGCTCTGCATAGTTAAGATTAAAACCGTTAGATCCATTATATGATGCATGATCATGCCCATCATGTGAATGTGAGCCATATAAACCGTGAGCTACACCGTCAAGTTCTAGATGAGCTATCTCATCATCTTTTATACTTCTATCTACGTACGATGCATCTAAAACTAGAGATATATCCGGAATAAACTTCGATGCGCTAAATTCTCTTTTTTCTACTGGAACTACGTCCATACCTAAAGCTAAAACTGCACAAGCAGACATTATTAATATTTTTTTCATGTATAAATATCCTATATTTTATAATTTATTGTTTGTAATTTGTAAAGTTTTTTATTGGGGTTTAGGATATAAATGGCGGAGCGTTGGATTGATTGTCTGTTTTTGTAAATTTAAAAACAAAAACTTTGAAGTTAGAGATTATCTCTTTTGTATAGTCTAGTTCTAATGAAAAGTCGGCTGTAGGAATATCTGCCGATAAAAAGTTGTGAGAAACCGTACACACTAAACATTTAGAGCTATCGTGTTTATTATCTACGTGTTCAAGTTCATGAACAGCCGTTAAAGTTGTAGCGATAACAAAAAGAAGCGATAACAAGACTCTTAGTTTCATGGCCGGAATTATATCACACATATATATTTCTTTAATTCAAAAGTAGATATAATCCAAACTATGAACAAAACATTAATTGCACACTCACCTGACGCCGACGATATCTTTATGTACTACGCCATAAAATTTGGCTGGGTAGATATGGAAGATACGGTTTTTGACAATATTGCCGAAGACATACAAACACTAAATGAAAAAGCACTACGTGGAGAATATCCGATCGTAGCCATCAGTTTTGCACTATATCCACATATAAAAGACGACTATGCACCACTGAGAACTGCTGTTAGTTTCGGAGAAGGTTATGGTCCAAAGATCATAAAGAAAAAAGGCACAAAACTAAAAAGAAATTTCAAAGTTGCACTTAGCGGTCAACATACTACAAACGCGATGTTGTTTCGCATTAAATATCCAGATGCGCGCATTACTTATATGAACTTTTTAGATATTGAAAAAGCTGTACTCGATGGTGATGTAGATGCAGGTGTGCTTATACATGAGTCTATTTTAACTTACGATGATTCATTGGAAGTTGAAGCTGAAATGTGGGATATCTGGCAAGAGCTGGCAGGTAATGATCTTCCTCTTCCACTTGGAGGTATGGCGATCAGCAGATCTATTCCTCTTAATAAAGCTATTATGTACGAAAAGACTCTTACTAAAGCAGTCGATGTTGCACGTAAACACAAAGAGAAATTGAGCGAGATGCTTTTGGAGAGAAACTTAGTACGTATAGATGCTCCGACACTTGATAAGTATCTTGAACTTTATGCAAATGATGAATCAATCACACTTAGTGAACTTCAGATCAAAGCTATAGATAAACTATATGAGCTTGGCTATAAACACGGATTTTATGATACACTTGTAAAGTTTAATGACTATACTATACCGACAGAGTACGAAGAGTTACGTAAAGGTTAAAGATGGAAGCAAAACTGGTAGCACTTGGGATTGATACATTTAAAATAGCACTAATGCTTGCACTGCCTGGTTTGCTAACAGGTATGCTTCTGGGTTTAGCTGTATCTATTTTCCAAGCTACTACTCAGATCAATGAAATGACATTATCATTTATCCCGAAAATCATAGGCGTTGTAGTAGTTATAGTTTTAACCATGCCGTGGATGCTAAACTCTATTACAGACTTTTCACTTGAAGTGTTTAATATGATCCCAACATTCATAGAATAATGTCATATAAAAAAATAGACTTCTCAAAATATTCATCTATAAAAATAGGTCCTGAACTTGATGTATACATATTAGACGCCTGTGATACAAAAGGGATGAAAGATGCTTATCTTATAGGTTCATGTAACAACATACTAATAGGTGACAATCCACCTCCACTTATGAAACTAGCAAAAATATATGACTATATAAAAATAGAAGATAATTTATTAAAAATTGGCGGAGCTACACCCAGTGGAAAAATAGCTTCATTTTGCAAGAAAAACAATATATCAGATTTTGAATTTGTATCTCATCTGCCAGGAACTCTTGGCGGTCTTGTATATATGAATGCAGGTCTTAAAGAGTTTGAGATTTTCAATCACCTGATCTCGATAGTTACTTGCAGGGGAGAATT
This Sulfurimonas sp. DNA region includes the following protein-coding sequences:
- a CDS encoding AMIN domain-containing protein; amino-acid sequence: MIKLFTIILLLLISVEARENPFFPASGEKDLPNTSNKDLSVASLKRAAISLPSSARIVQKLTVEYKNLDGSIQTKSILLNNSIDWHIPIFISQSMNDIKEVKTQSKKPVKTKKYIHLFSSKNIKFYKDEKELKIDTKDELIRSFLLTKPYRLVLDFKKDVNLKSEEKNFSTQVFKKISLGTHKGYYRAVVTLDGQYKYKKSKQNYGYKIKLL
- the eno gene encoding phosphopyruvate hydratase, encoding MFIDNISAIEVMDSRGNPTVKATVELSDGTRESAIVPSGASTGKREALELRDGGERYMGKGVLQAVDNVNGPIADALIGYSPFNQAIIDATMKELDGTDNYGNLGANAVLGVSMAVARAAAKSLDIPLYRYLGGANAMVMPTPMLNIINGGSHADNSVDFQEYMIMPVGFEDFAEALRASAEVYHNLKAILKAKNHNTALGDEGGFAPDLSSNEEPIQILIEAIEKAGYKPGEQMGIALDVAASELVVDGGYRLDSENRTVTSEELAEYYVDLCSKYPIVSIEDGLSEDDWDGWKILTEKLGGKVQLVGDDLFVTNVNILNEGINKGIANSILIKPNQIGSVSETMLTVRLAQRNGYTTVMSHRSGESEDAFIADFAVALNCGQIKTGSTARGERTAKYNRLLEIENEVVYGEYLGSKLFNK
- the recA gene encoding recombinase RecA, with amino-acid sequence MDENKQKSLDLAIKQIDKAFGKGALMRLGDKEIEPIKAISTGSIGLDLALGIGGVPEGRVVEIYGPESSGKTTLALQVTAECQKQGGVCAFIDAEHALDVVYAKNLGVDIDNLLVSQPDYGEQALDIVETVARSGAVDLIVVDSVAALTPKVELEGEMNDQQVGVQARLMSKALRKLTGVLNKMNCTVIFINQIRMKIGMMGYGSPETTTGGNALKFYSSVRIDVRRIASLKQGESQIGNRVKAKVIKNKVAPPFRQAEFDIMFGEGISKEGELVDYGVKLDIIDKSGAWFSYGEEKLGQGRENVKQKFKDEPELAQEIEEKIKVAMGMSSLMTMDTSEIAEADV
- a CDS encoding metal ABC transporter permease; translated protein: MIDILLVPIALVIILVMLHAYFGRGILERGIIFTDLAIAQFAALGSAISLGYFHQEYFYILTLSFALLSAFLIAFASVRELNLEAFIGLLYVLGASGIMMVLAHSAEGMEHFKSLLASDILFTPPSDLYKSAVIYGFIAFVLYKIYPKMRGFFRELTFFTLLAITVTSSVSLAGVLVVFVLLIAPALVAKSLNKGMIFSFIYGWIFSILAILISYYYDFPTGYTLVFIGALLSSITVLFNSNRRLS
- a CDS encoding metal ABC transporter substrate-binding protein gives rise to the protein MYRILLLLVLPLSIFADLKIAVTYPYMGAVVKEIAKDNVELYVLAKGNWDPHFVVPRPSLISKVRRADGLIINGGELEIGWLPPLIRRASNSKIAKGSKGYLDLSEYIKFLNRPTKLDRADGDVHPRGNPHFQLDPNNILILADIVKEYLISLDSEHKTVYESNYEKFKEKWSFKLKEWEKKMEAKKGMKVVQYHNNLAYFNKRYSLKNIGTIEPLPGIPPSSRHTIELIKLIKEEKPSYILHDVYHSTKTAEFISQKTGVPIVIMPHDIGALDEIEDLFSLFDYLTGALK
- a CDS encoding menaquinone biosynthesis family protein is translated as MNKTLIAHSPDADDIFMYYAIKFGWVDMEDTVFDNIAEDIQTLNEKALRGEYPIVAISFALYPHIKDDYAPLRTAVSFGEGYGPKIIKKKGTKLKRNFKVALSGQHTTNAMLFRIKYPDARITYMNFLDIEKAVLDGDVDAGVLIHESILTYDDSLEVEAEMWDIWQELAGNDLPLPLGGMAISRSIPLNKAIMYEKTLTKAVDVARKHKEKLSEMLLERNLVRIDAPTLDKYLELYANDESITLSELQIKAIDKLYELGYKHGFYDTLVKFNDYTIPTEYEELRKG
- the fliQ gene encoding flagellar biosynthesis protein FliQ, producing MEAKLVALGIDTFKIALMLALPGLLTGMLLGLAVSIFQATTQINEMTLSFIPKIIGVVVVIVLTMPWMLNSITDFSLEVFNMIPTFIE